From Haloglomus litoreum, the proteins below share one genomic window:
- a CDS encoding tyrosine-type recombinase/integrase, whose amino-acid sequence MGSEDNDHQQTALTEDFDSTSDAEESCPALDSDLRALVDRYLTSQRTTGSQAYASTAASVLNRWEAWMATESHELDELNDPQTGARVLNEYALQLAERVANDELVAATAERYFAIVSACLSFGVRQGALDRNPALAEAASESLPQQQRSDRTDQQFWTAVQREAIVEFVDERAAAAPDAALMECRNRALVRILAYSGVRGAEILSHTKDDREGRNGLRWENVDFDAGTMLIFGKNQTWERTPLPSKCLPAVRELHSALAPEDGQWPVFPSGHSPSLYEKARAELGDRFDRLLADEHGDIWQLFRVQNLSPPPLTTAGARSVMKRLTDEADLDVDGEYLKLHGGRRGLGDLLYRIDRGHAQDILRHDDLSTTQKAYQHIDAEERREQLDRHLEDTDE is encoded by the coding sequence ATGGGGTCAGAAGACAACGACCATCAACAGACTGCACTCACGGAGGACTTCGATAGCACTTCCGACGCTGAGGAGTCTTGCCCGGCTCTCGACAGCGACCTTCGAGCGCTCGTCGACCGCTACCTTACCTCCCAGCGCACTACCGGAAGCCAGGCCTATGCGAGCACGGCGGCTTCGGTCCTCAACCGCTGGGAAGCATGGATGGCTACGGAGTCCCACGAACTGGACGAGCTGAACGATCCCCAAACGGGTGCCCGAGTACTGAACGAATACGCCCTCCAGTTGGCCGAGCGTGTAGCCAACGATGAACTGGTAGCGGCCACAGCAGAGCGATACTTCGCAATCGTCTCGGCGTGTCTCTCGTTCGGTGTCCGGCAGGGGGCCCTTGATCGCAATCCAGCACTCGCCGAGGCTGCCTCCGAATCGCTTCCACAGCAGCAACGTTCGGACCGGACGGACCAGCAGTTCTGGACAGCAGTTCAGCGGGAAGCCATCGTGGAGTTCGTCGATGAACGAGCGGCGGCTGCTCCCGATGCTGCACTGATGGAGTGCCGAAACCGTGCGCTGGTTCGCATCCTCGCATATTCTGGGGTTCGTGGCGCCGAGATTCTCTCCCACACGAAAGACGACCGGGAGGGTCGCAACGGCCTCCGGTGGGAAAACGTGGATTTCGATGCCGGGACGATGCTGATTTTCGGAAAGAACCAGACCTGGGAACGAACACCCCTTCCGTCGAAGTGCCTCCCCGCTGTCCGGGAGCTCCACAGCGCCCTCGCCCCTGAAGATGGGCAGTGGCCGGTGTTTCCCTCGGGCCATTCCCCATCGCTCTACGAGAAAGCACGGGCGGAGCTGGGCGACCGATTCGACCGCCTCCTCGCTGACGAGCACGGAGACATCTGGCAACTGTTCCGGGTGCAGAACCTCTCGCCCCCACCGCTAACGACTGCAGGTGCCCGCTCGGTGATGAAACGCCTCACGGACGAGGCAGATCTCGACGTCGACGGCGAGTACCTCAAACTCCACGGTGGTCGCCGGGGACTGGGCGACCTCCTCTACCGAATCGACCGGGGACACGCACAGGATATCCTCCGGCACGACGACCTCTCGACGACGCAGAAGGCCTACCAGCATATCGACGCGGAAGAGCGACGGGAACAGCTTGACCGCCATCTCGAGGATACCGATGAGTGA
- a CDS encoding type II toxin-antitoxin system PemK/MazF family toxin, whose product MNISRGDIVEVDLGGPSDDDSRGAEMYKQRPAVVIQNDTGNQYSATTIIAPISGGRSSYPFQVNLPASTPGLSKHSYVMLDQIRTVDIQKRIAQQLGQIRDSQKMTEIDDAIRVSLGL is encoded by the coding sequence ATGAATATTTCTCGCGGAGATATCGTGGAGGTCGACCTTGGTGGCCCCTCTGACGATGACTCCCGGGGCGCAGAGATGTACAAACAGCGTCCAGCAGTCGTTATTCAGAACGATACTGGAAACCAGTATAGCGCGACCACGATTATCGCCCCAATCTCTGGTGGCCGATCGAGCTATCCATTTCAGGTGAACCTTCCCGCCTCTACTCCTGGGTTGAGTAAGCATTCCTACGTGATGCTAGACCAAATCCGGACGGTAGACATCCAGAAGCGGATTGCCCAGCAGCTTGGCCAGATACGCGACTCGCAGAAAATGACCGAGATTGACGACGCAATCCGCGTCTCTCTCGGATTGTAA